The DNA segment TTTTCAGGTACTTTCAGACACCGCTGATTTTAAGTTGCGTGTTTTTGGTGCGACTTTGCATGATGTTTTTCGCAATGCTCTCGTGGGTATGTTTCAGGGTATGAGGCCGCAGTCAGATCTCTGTGTGTACACTGGAAATCGATTGAGCTGTAAGGACTATATGGGTCGTCATGAATTTGATGTTGATGGTTCCGAGGTGAGTTCATTGTTAGTTAATTTTTTATCGCACGCGCTGTCATTATCTGCTCAATATAATGAGGTGTATTGCGATGTTACTATCTCGTC comes from the Candidatus Babeliales bacterium genome and includes:
- a CDS encoding archease translates to MKKDFQVLSDTADFKLRVFGATLHDVFRNALVGMFQGMRPQSDLCVYTGNRLSCKDYMGRHEFDVDGSEVSSLLVNFLSHALSLSAQYNEVYCDVTISS